The DNA region acttttgaatttagcacaactgaccctataacagctggaaagaaatgttactatagcagatgtttatctgacaatgctgttgccagattcaagcagatgattccatcatcttttgcctcaatgtcttgcagatacacagagaacagtcaccttaatccttatgaacaggttgactgtcttgtagatgatgctgcagcttctctacgtacaatgttagacacagtggctcctctgaagaagaagacagtgaatcagaggaggttagctccgtggtataactcagacatccacagtctaaagcaaaggactagacaactagaaagacagtggcgttccaacaaaataaatgtaaactgcattgcatggaaggacagtctaatgaaatataaaaaagcactttgtgctgctagaaaaacatattattcctccctaattgaggaaaacaaaaacaaccccaggtttcttttcagcactgtagccaggctgacaaagagtcatagctgtattgagtctactatccccttaaatctcagcagcaatgactttatgaactactttactaataaaattattatcattagaaaaaacattcagcagcgacttcttccaaatgacagaaagcactgtctagatccattaactttaaatttattaaatcctctgtcttacctagacagcttctcccccataactcatatggagttaacctcaataatcaactcttccaagtcgtccacttgtcttttagatccaatcccaaccagattactcaaagaagttctacctttaatcagctcatccatattaaatcaaatcaaccaatctttacaactaggctatgtaccacaggcttttaaggtggctgtggtcaaacctctattgaaaaaaccaacccttgaccctggacaactagccaactataggcccatttcaaatttaccctttatttccaagattctggaaaaaatcgtggctaaacaattatccgaccaccttagtgggaataacctgtatgaagattttcagtcaggatttagaaaacatcatagcacagaaacagctctggttagagtcactaatgatcttctattagcttcggacaatggtctagtttctgtccttgtcctgttagatcttagtgctgcatttgatacaattgatcatcacattctattacagacactagaacatagaatcgggattaatggaacagcattgggatggtttaaatcctatttgttgaacagattccagtttgttcatgttaatgataaattctccacacgcacaaggattagctatggagttccacagggttctgtgctgggtccaattctgtttagcttatacatgtctcctctaggtgagattattagaaagcattctattaattttcatttttacgcagatgatactcagctatacatgtccttggaaccaaatgaaacagatcaactagtcaaaattcagggttgtttaaaagacatcaaatcctggatgtcccaaaacttccttcaactaaactcagataaaaccgagattcttattgttgggcctaaaaatctgagagagacactattgagtcagatagccaccctggatggcataacattagcttcagattctactgtgaggaaccttggtgtcatgtttgaccaggatctctcttttacatcatacattaaacaaatctccagaaccgcctacttccaccttagaaatatagttaaaatcagaagcatcctctctcagagcgatgcagagaaactgatccatgcatttgttacctctaggctggactactgtaactccttactcataggatgtcctaacagctccttaaaaagcctacagctcattcaaaatgctgcagccagagttctgacaggacttagaaagagagatcacatttctcctacattagcttctctgcactggctgcctgtaaaatgtaggatagaatttaaaattctcctactcacatacaaagtactcaatgataaagctccttcttatcttaaagacctcatggttccttatgctcccagcagaacgcttcgttctcagagcgctgggctacttgtggttcctagagtgtttaaatgtagaacggggggcagagcttttagctaccaagctcctctcctctggaaccagctccctcttcaggttcgagaagctgacacactctccacctttaagattaggcttaaaacctttctttttgataaatatagttagagatggttcaggtcactggcaatgattgtcagtcacaggaaccatctcttagttaagctgcaatagacatagactgctgggggacttaatttatacactgagctcctctgtttccttctacctcctctgtcccataagctcccatcattgtcccatgtctaactaaccttgtctctttctctccagtagttgtgcctctctactctactctactctactctactctactctactctaacctacaggtatcattggagctttgtgtctgtgatggccagctgcggatccaaccatcctgcctgtgctctgttgttgcttgttgttgttgttgctgtgcttttctctctctttatcctctcaccccaaccggtcgaggcagatggctgcccacatccagcctggctctgctggaggtttcttcctcgttagagagggagtttttcctctccactgttgctgtcaaattaaatgcttgctgtatgtgagatttgttgggtttagttgggtgaggtcttaaaccttactttgtaaagtgccttgagacaactttgttgtgatttggcgctatataaataaaattgaattgaattgaattgaataaagtTGAGAGAAATACTTTTTACAACTGGAATTTTCTGTAatgcttgtgtttgtataaGATTGGTAATAATTCAAGTTGATTTTTGAGAAGAACTGATGAAGATACCCTTATACTGACTTATGTTCTAATACAGGCAGGGTAGACAATACTGTTAGAAAAACCTCAGACCACAAACTAGAAAAACTAATTTCTCAGAAATTacggagagctgatctgctgccgcaacgctGGAAAATGCTGATtgagctgctgacgtcaaagttgactacgtcaaAACAACGTTTTAATAACGTgttaaaagaaattaaaaagatgacaatcaTTCAAGAGTTGACTGACTTTCCTGCCTTTCATCTCAATTACAAcgacgcagctgcagctttgactgacaggtcaaactacTGATGCCCATTGTAGCAGCTCTACGCATATtactgattaattactaaactatcaaacagtgtaatgaactacattacactgtttgattgtttagtaattaatcagacacttcctctgaatccttcaaaacaaaagcaccactccaacttttagctttaatagcactatttttgcttttgaatgagtAATTGTGACTGGTtgatgtgactgttttacagtttagctattaagcacacacgcCTCCTCcaaatgctttcaaaataaaagccccaatcctgatctttagctaaagatagcaatatttctgctttcaacaggtttattatgactagttaattagactaatatactgtttagcaaatacctgcacaggccttttccacattctttcaaaataaaagcaccaatctaaattTTTAGCTTAAATAGCATAATTTCTGCAtatgaatggttaattgtgaatcGGTAATGAATCtataagtaattactggtttattatgactagttagagacaattttacaatttaacaattacccacacaagcttcctgtaaatcatttcaaaataacagCACTAAACTTGTAGTGCTACTAACTAAGCTTTCTTAATTCCtcaaattcctttcaaaattaaagcaccaatctaactctttagcctaaatatcatgTTTcagcatttgactagttaattatgactagttaatgaaactattttacaatttaaattcaacttcttgttctgcagcaaatttcagctgtattaaatatttccaaaacgttgagCTACTcatcattcagctcttgaaaatcaaaactattaaattacaatatttagccattttgatacttTAGGCCATATTttaacaaattaagcaaacctttacacacatCTTTGATTTCCAGgagttctttaatttcagcaaatctttttcaagtttcctccatttgaaatttAACTAGtttagcttcttctgcaaatattgaGCGCTGTTTAAACAATTCCCTATCttcttcagatacattcatctatgctttacatgcttgagctattttcatccgttttaaaatgtttcagctactttcagcaatccttCAGGAATaaattcagcatggaagcattcactgtgcattttcttatggatatgtgtgtggttatttgatgaactgtaaaatagtctcattaacgattggtaattattcagttaGAACCAGAAAcgtaaagcaaataaattgcattggtgcttttatttgaaaggatctagaggaagcatgtgtgggtaattactaaactgttaatctatctttaaatagtcataattacccagccaaaatcagaaatattgctattaaagctaattatttggtttggtgcttttattttgaaagcatgcAAAgtaagtgtgtgcttaattactacacaatccaatagtgtatttgagtaatcagtaataagcatggaactgcagtgtacactgagcatcaggagtttgacctgtaagtcaaatctgcagctgcgccatcgCAATGGAGACGAATGGCGGAAAAATCAGACTTACTCTGCtctgaaagcagactttcacccttgataaataggcgtattccagcaaaaccataaaaattattacaaaaatattttcatgttATGAATCtcaaggcttccctgaacaactggagttaattttatgtttgaggacgaaagcttgtagccacagttgCAATTtgaaaatatgtctcctcctgttttttttccattatcattagagtctttgggagaaattcaggatctctctgcgctttgagatCGATAGCGATTCAAATATAGGTCTGGTGGCTTATCCAGAGAcatcattggaaagaagacagGTATGACTACAGTTTAtcaactgttgtttttttcagtagagtgaaaattgtggctgtagtgacgagttaaagacagaggttctttcttaaaaaaaacGTGCCCACGCAAGACACACtaatgaaaaagctgaaaatttaacaaaaaccacccGATGTTTAAAcgcttaaaagttgaaaagtatagaaggtACGAGGATGCGGATTTAAATAGCCTTGAACCTttaaagatgatagacgcttttgaagatGAAATTAAGTTTCTACGCCacagtatgacgatgacagacactgatgaaaagagcaaagttgacaaaaagttgaacgatgatgtTACAtgtagagaaaacacacaaaaaaaaacatttatagagAAGTAATTTATAGAGAAGTAACATTGATTTGTAAAATCAATGTTGGGATTCATACTAGCCTTCTTACCAGTGTCCATGCAGTGTCAGGGCAGCAGCCAGTGAGAAATCCACGATTGGGCCATGGTTGAAATAGGCTACAGGTCCCATGGCAAGCAACAAGACACTCAGTGCTCTCTCTGCTGTCCAGTGCCGAGAAGCAGCTTTGGAGACAGAGTCCACTGTAAACCAAGAGGAACAGCAGACTCAAAAATCTGTGCTGTGACGAGAgaaacagatgctgcagacaAGGTGGACCCTGTCAAATTACTGGAGTGTTTATGGCTTCAACTGCCCAAACTTGAAACAGGCCTGAATGACCACAAGGGACGCAGAATAACTCGATTCGTTTTCCTTTTATTCTATAcaacagttttctttttaataattAGTCTCAGGACGAGGAACTAGTTTATTGACCTTAAGAAAAACCCAACAGAATTACCCCATAGTACAAAGAAAAAGAGACACATCGAGCACATTGATTGATTGCAAGGACGTTGCTGGTGTACGCCGCAACATGCAAATTAGCAGTTAGTGAAGCTGTCTCCCTTGCTTATGCCGCTGCACCATCTGATCTTCTCCTCCCGTGGCCGCCAGTCAAGAAGCTGTACCCGTACTACTCCGTTGAGGCTTCAAATCAAACTCTCCTTTATCTGCTGACTTATACGCTGCAGTATGTCCGTGTCACCGACGCTACCAAACATTTCATCATCCTCAACCCAAGAGTTATAAtcccaattattataatttgtgctccatGCATATCCCCAACAGTCCATAATGAATAAACTATGCAGTCTAGTTTTTACATATAATGCGTTTATATAAAGGTTCCTAATTGAACTTTTTCTTGAGTGACACAAGGAAACAATATTTCCTTCCATTCCTGAAGGAAGTGGTATGTTTTTAGTTTCTCACTTGGTTGCACCTTTTTTTGTAGATATAAATAGGACTACTACTACTTGCCTACAGCTAGACAGTTTCTGCAGATCGCCCACACTGAAAgaaatttctttttattaaactCTGTCAATGAAAACCTATTCCATCAATgcactttctgcctgattacCTATACCTGCTACAATCCCCTCACCTCCTTGGCACTTGAAAGTCAGCAATGGTGTGAACCACCTCACCTCAAAAATGACCAAAGAATTACCGAAGAATTTAGGGGGCTAAATATGCACGGTCTTCCATTCTGTAGATTGATAGTATTGAGCTAGTTAGATTTAGGTTTTGCTGCACATCAAATGAGACCAAAAATTAATGCTAAACTGATTTGTAAGACGGTTCTGTGTTTAATGTCTGAGCTTGTGTGTCATCAGGCATTGGTATATATAGCAGAAACTCACATTTtcaacagagcagaagcagaTGTACTACACTCCTGAGACCATAATGTTAATGGCTGGTATGAAAAGGAGAGCCCATTCAATGCTGAACATTCATCACATTTGAGGCTACAGTCTTGATTATTTCCCATAGTCTTTGAAATGAAGTCCAGtctttctatttttaaaaatatatttgtagGTTAAACGGGGTTGGCTGTCTGCTGGCCTGAAAGTCAAGATAGGAAATGCTGTGGATGTGATGCATTTCAGACACAGAGCTTTCTTTATATAAGGAATGCATATGCATCACCAAAAGGCTTCATTGTGTGGGCTGGCAGTCCAGGTATTTGACGGTTTCATTTAAAAGGTTTGTTTCTAACAGAGCTATGAGAAGCATGTGTTATGCGGCCTGCTAGAGCTTACACAATCACACACGGATCCTGAAAAACTAGCTCTGAAGTCACTTGTCTTCTGGTACATATAGAAACTGTAACTGATAATCGTTAAGTGTGTGAGGAAAGTGGGAAATCTGTGAGCGCAAATACAGATTTGAATGAGAGAAGAACAAATATAAGTGCAAGAGAAGGGTTTTCAGAGAAAGCATAACAAATCTGAACTGAAGTGTACTCTCAAATTGAAAAACTATGATCTTGATTAAAGATAACAATCTCATCCGATAAACAAGCTCTCTACAAACACCAAAGCTAAGCATTTTTGGATTGATAAAAACACTCCAAAACTTAGAGATTCAACTTAAGAAGTTGGTAAAACAGGTACATCAGCAGTTTTCTTCCTGAACAGTGACTCAAGCAACTCATCCCTTCAGTTAAAAATGTATTAGCAAGATCCACAGAATATGTGCATGTCCCTCTACACTTACCGTGCAAAGCATTAATCCTTGTTGTCAGCTGGTAGGGATGCTCCTGGCATTTGTGAGATACAAGCAGCGGCCTGGCCAGCAAAGTGCTTCGGAGGAACAGAGCTGAATAGACAAGAAAAAAGCATGACTTAAATGGCCACAAGACaaagcatatttattttatatttatatttattatttatgtacatacatacatgaatATGTACATAACATAACAATGAATATGTACACAAGATAAAAAATTacaacaaagcaacacagaAAATTAACATTTACGAACATTTTACTTGACCCCCCAAGAAGCTATAATGCATGTAACAACACTGTGGTTGGATTATATTTCGAGGCACCGCCTTGTAACAACGTCGCACCCCATATTTCAAACGCTCAGCTATTGATGCACTACAATAACGCAGATACACACATTCAATATAAACTTTAAATCCAAGCAGAGATAAGGTACTCACGCTTAAGTCCTCTGCGACACGCGAAATTCAACCTAACGACAGCCGCCATGATGACAGCCAACCAAGGTCAGAGCACTCACCCGGATGTACTTAggctagagatgtccaactcgagaccgaATTGCGGAAGTGTCGTcgagcagaatctcgagcgcgttccaaATCACGTGACCAGTTAAAGACTACGTCTACATTTTGACAACTCACAGTTCCAATAAAagtatctttattagtcagacatcagtgcaaAGCTGGGGAGGTAGTGATAAGCCGATTAAAGCCACGTTCTGTGGAAACGAttttaaaattgaaatatttgatttaactaaatgacaaatatGTCTcttcaatgttttgtttttttaccttttatttaaacatctgTCAATTAGCACAAAGGTAACAAAAATAACAATGGCAGGAATGACAGTGTGaagtgaaaataaatattaaaaataaataaattacagagTGGGTAGTGGTACAAATGCAAGGAGAAGACATCAATGACTCAGTTATCTAATCCACTGGGAAGATCACTCATGGTATCAACTATTTTTTTAGCTTTAGGTGAATAAACCAAACTTAGGGATCTCAGGTATACACCAAATTCGTTTTTAAAGAAGGCAAAGCTGGGGGGCATCTCCGtagtctgtttttgtgtataaAGAACTTAGCTAAACACAATACAGTATTAATACATAAATCATCTTACACCAAATAATATGTCATCTTAAGAGAAGAAACTCATAATAGGCgagaatttattttttaaccaTTTGTGAACATCCAACCAGAAAGTTTGTACAGCATTACAAAGGAAAAATACATAGATGATATCCTAGCATTTTGGCAGAAAGAACAGCTGTTGTCATCAATGTTAAAGCATAGTCTGAGTAATTCTTTGGAAGGATAGATAGATAAAATGTATTTCTTTTGCTTTTGGGGGAATAGGAAGTTTAGTTAATTTGGTTCTTAATTTAataactgtgtttttgtcaaATTTGTGATACCTCACGTCacgtctgcg from Betta splendens chromosome 13, fBetSpl5.4, whole genome shotgun sequence includes:
- the sdhdb gene encoding succinate dehydrogenase [ubiquinone] cytochrome b small subunit B, mitochondrial; the encoded protein is MAAVVRLNFACRRGLKPLFLRSTLLARPLLVSHKCQEHPYQLTTRINALHVDSVSKAASRHWTAERALSVLLLAMGPVAYFNHGPIVDFSLAAALTLHGHWGVGQALTDYVHGDAKVKIAKTGLFLLSTITFSGLCYFNYNDIGICKAIALLWGK